The Peromyscus leucopus breed LL Stock chromosome 4, UCI_PerLeu_2.1, whole genome shotgun sequence genome segment CCTGGCATGTGTCTGTCCATTCTGATTTGAGATGATTCCAGGGGACGATCATCTTAATGGAAACAGCAGATCATGGGATCATGAGGCAGTTTAGGTGAACTCAGACGTAAAGGGACCCCGGGGAAGGTGGCGGTCTCTGAACTGAAGTGAAGTGGGGATCTTTGGAGGAGAATGGTAGTCCTGTGGAGTGTTTCTGCCCTTAGTGTTTCCTGTTGTCACATGCTGTGTGTTCATTATGCAGTCCCAAATCAAAGCACAAAAAGACGCATGAGACATTGTGGTCACATGTTTGGTCACACTTTGGAACACAAATCTTACAGTGGTAAATAAATCATTTCCAAATGGGTTGGCAGCCTagtgtttttctttgttccttttccttcatGTTTTAGTTATATAAGATTCAGAAAAAATTGTGCATTAAGTACCCATGAATCACTGCCAACTTCAATAAACCTTGACAACTACAGTTGAATCCCCTCTAGTGTCCCATACTGAGAAGACCAGGATCTTGCATTCTGATTTGTTATCACAAGCATTCTTTATGGTTTTACTATATAATCATGTGAACCTTTGGCACTAGAGAGTATCTGTGTGTTTCTAAACTTTACTTAAATTCTTAAATTTCACCACATTGTTTTTGttcaacattaaaattttaagctTCATGCAGACTATGGTTCTAactaatttctttttcatataatattCCACTACATGGATCtaccatatttcattttattgatgttctctcttcagtctctctctctctctccctccctctctccctccctccctcctcctctccctctcccccagtcactgtctctcttctccttctcagtAGTTATTTTATAGTAACTGCCGCTGTGGACATTCTTATGCATCTTTCCCATGTACATGTGCAGTCTCTTGGAGATGTGTCTAAAAGTGAGTGGAACTGCTAGGACAAAGTGTGTGCAGAAGAATGGAAGGTTCTTAACCAAGATAAATGACTTCTGAAACAGTCATGTGGTATTTTCACATGTGACTCCTTACTTTATACTTTCCACAACCATTGTTACATCCTAATGGAACCTGGGAGGCACTTGTATTTCTGCAATAAAATGGGCTAAGTGGACTTTACGCCACAGAGCCAAATATTATACACTATAATTGGCAGGTAACTATGAAGACAGCCCACCTAAGCCCCAGACTAACATTTGGCTACGGCTGTATATGAAAGAGAAATGGTGGGGATCCTTGGTTACTGAATCAAGGGCTTTCCATTGAAGAGCCCTCAGCAACAAACCATGCTCTGACAGGAAAAGGTCACCTTCAATCTGGAGCTCTGAGCCAGAGCTGAGACCCCGGAACCCTGTGGGACACTGTCTCTGGCCACCATTACTTCCCCAAATGAGTCAATTGCCTCTGGGCCTCAGTGTccatatctataaaataaatttgaactAAATGACTGCCAGACCTCCGCCATCATGGGTCGCATGCATGCTCCCGGGAAGGGCCTGTCCCAGTCGGTGCTGACCTACCGCCGTAGCGTCCCCACGTGGCTGAAGCTGACATCTGACGACATGAAGGAACAAATTTACAAACTGGCCAAGAAAGGCCTGACTCCCTCCCAAATAGGTGTGATCCTGAGGGACTCGCATGGTGTGGCGCAGGTCCGTTTTGTGACTGGTAATAAAATCCTGAGAATCCTTAAGTCGAAAGGCCTTGCCCCTGATCTCCCTGAGGATCTGTACCATTTGATTAAGAAAGCGGTGGCTGTCCGAAAGCATCTTGAGAGGAACAGACAGGATAAGGATGGTAAATTCCGCCTGATTCTGATAGAGAGCAGAATTCACCGGCTGGCTCATTACTATAAGACGAAGCGGGTTCTCCCACCCAATTGGAAATATGAAtcatccacagcctctgctctAGTGGCATAAATTCTTGtgtacacagcaataaaatcactttgaataaaaaaaattgaactaaATGACCCTAAGGCCCCTTCCATCTTTAACCATTTTTAATTCTGTGGTTTAGCATGTGTCTTAATTATGGCTAGTACTATGACAAGACAACCATAggtaaaaacaacttaaaaaggaGAGGGCttgtatttggcttacatatccaaAGTCATCGTCCATTTAGGGAAGCCtaggcaggaattcaaacaggataggaacctggaggcaggagctgatgcagaggccatggaggggtgctgcttactggcttggtcctcatggcttgcttagcctgctttcatatagaagTCAGGGCCACCAGTCAGGGgtagcatcacccacaatggccagggccctccccatcaatcactagttgaGAAAATACCCTAAAGGCTTGCCTGTCTACAGacttgatcttatggaggcatttctcagttgaggtttcctcttctcagatgactttagctgtgtcaagttggcataaaactagccaatacaGACTGGTAACAACTTTGTTTTCACATGTCTCAtctagaaataaaaggaaacacacacaggtGGGTGCCTGCCCTCTGTGCTTCGTGGTGGATTAAAGCTTTGCCATCTATTGACAGTCCCTCTGAAGGCTACTGATGCTCCTGTGAGCATTAGCATGGTACCCAAGGCTCGGGGAGAGCTGGGTCTCATCTGTTTGATTGTTGCTTGGCACTGGTAGTTTTCTGCCCAAGAGTTCTTACTTTTTTAAAGCCAGTTGGATGCCACCATTTGGAAGATTCAAATTGGAGCACATGTCCATCTCCCTCCACAGCAGACATCTGCCAGGGCTAAAGTTGAGAGATAGAGGGGTTGAGCACTACCTTAATGCTGgaaaatgccccccacccccgcaaactGCCCTTTTCTCTTGCAGGTGAATCAGTACAGATGGTCCCAAGTGGGACCTGCACAGCTTTCCCCAGACCAAGGTGAAGGAGCCAAGCCATTCTTGATACTGGGAAATAGTTGTTGTTGTGGAAACCAGTCTAGTGGTAACCACTGTGATTAAAGCAGAGCTCCCGTGGCATCTGGTCTTCAGTTGGGCTTTGGCACTTGTCAAAGTGGCCTCCAATTTCCTGACACTCTTTCCAGAGGTTTTGAGACAGCTTGTTGGCAAATGTGGGTGACAGAAGTCCTACTTCAGAAACTCCGATGCCATACAGGGACAAGCGAGGAGAACCtgcttttccagcccaaagtaACAAATCaaatttctctccagcccctcccttgaGGGGTCAGGTGAGATGAGCAGATGCAAGCTGAGGAAGGAGCCCCAGTGTTCTCTCTAAGGACGGAATGGTGGTGATACTGTCTAGTCCTAAAGTCAAGACTCTTAAGATCCATCCAGTAGCCATGCAGCACTACTTGAAGGTCATAGACCCCAAGGGTTACCTGGAACTACAGAGTCCAAACATGGCTAATCCAGAAAGAACTGGGGATCTTTTTCCCTAGGGGGTATTGGAAATGCCTGGTAATTTGGCTGGGAGCCTGTCCAAGGGCAAgaacaagaggcagaggcaaatttGCCAACTGTGCACAGCCTCTCACTTTGCAGAAAAGGGTCTGGGTCAAGGCCAGACCCAGCCAGAGATCAAGTACAGCACCATTCTGATTGCACAAGGAAACCAGGACAGAGAGGACAATGAGGAAGAATCCAGGACTCTAGAGAGCCCAGGGCAGGTGCTGGGATTGGGCTCCGCTGAGGAGCTGCTCAGTCCTTCATCTCTTCAGCATACACTGTCACCTGCCCCCTTGGTGACAGGCGTTACCCACTGCAGAATGAAAcgcttttatttttccctcaagGGCATTATTAAGGAAagggtacacacatacacacacacacaaacacacacacacacacacacacacacacacacacagagagagagagagagagagagagagagagagagagagagagagagagagagagaattatataAGTGGCCATGAAAGTCCCCTACTAAGAGGGTGACATTTTGTCACAACCTGCTGTCATGCTGGGAAGAGCTGTCCcagacagattaaaaaaaaattggcaaggGTTGGAGGACTGTGTGACCACTCAGTGAGGACCAGATgagaaggaggcaggcaggggctGGAGCACATGGGGATGATTTCCCCAGGGAAACCCATGTGGCATGCTAAGAGAGCACACTGACTGGATCTGCTTTCAAAGACTACCCTAGATGCTGTCACAGGAAGCTCTGATGGTCTTCATACCACTAGCCATGCTCCTGAGTCTTCTCTCTGGGGTGATTTCAACTTGTCCTTTGGACCTTGGAAAACcgggggaaagagggaagggaatggaaggagtTTACTACATCCTCCGAGAGTCACTCTGGGGGGACTGACTTCATAGGGAAGGGCACGTGGCAGGTCTTTCCCTCCTTGCTTCCTGGTGACAAAATCATCACGTTCCAGAAACTTCTGCAATCCCGGGACAAGCAGATCTGGAGGCGTTGTATAATAATGTCCTCTTAATTGAAACATTCTACCCTAGATAGAGAGGCTCCTTTAGACTTAGGAAGTAAACAATTTACACGTTTCATGACGTCCCTGAAACTGACTACATTCTCGAGACCCCTCCCTGCTCAAGAGAATATAAACAGTAGGAGTTGACCGGACTCTGCAAGTCGCACAGAAAGCTCCAGGGTTCCAGCTTTCATAAGCTGTCatctgtgctggggtgggctttcagtGATGCAACTTGCCTTCAAGTTATCCATGCTTTTGTAAGTAAGCCTTCACCCATAATCCTGTAAGGAACCCCAATAAAATTGTTTTACCAAGGTGGACTGTTGttgctttggtctgtcattggctCCCTCTCTAGGatgagaaagtatttattttgagtCTCCTCCAAAACAGTATCACACAGTACAACTGGTACCCAAACAGGGACTGATAAAACCAAAgatgagctgggggtgggggtggcggcagcggtggtggtggtggtggtggtggtggtggagtctGCATGGCCCCTGAAGTAGATGCCAAGACACAAAACTGAGGCTGATGGATGTGAAGATGGAACACCTGTTCTGGAAGTCCTCAATATGGCGACCCTTCCCCCAGGAGGAATGGAATGTTGTACCTCCTTTATATAGTGGAGGTTGCAAGGTTCGTTAGACAGTTGACAGAGTACACAACAAGGATGAACTGTCTATGAATGGAGAATCTTTGGAAGGGATTCCCAGGGTGGccatcttcctctgcttggtATGGAGTGACATGTCTCCTCAATGACTTATCCCCCCCCCTGCTGAGTATGTACTGTAAAGTACACCAGAATTAAAGATTGTTCACCCAGACTGGGGTCCTTTAACAGCCAGGTGTAGCTGATGGAAAGGCAAGCTCCACAGTGCTGGTCTGTAGTCTGTCAGAACCAAGGGTCCAGCTCCAGCCATGGGCTTGGGAGGCTAGAGTGAAGCCTTTGGATTTGAACTGAGCCAAGGAATACAAGCCAGCCCTATTGAGACCATTAGGGGCTGGAAGATGCACAGTGTCCCCATGACAACAGCACCATGCTAGGATGAGGAGGCAGATGGATGAAGGGAAATGTCTGCGGACCATGGAAAGCTAAATGGGGCAGTGTCTCCTGTCCATGTCACTGTACCCAGCACTGCTCTTTTGACTAAAGAACTGATAAAAAGTCATGAGATCTTTTTATACTGTATTAGGCCttactaacttttatttttatcacccCCTTAGCTGTCCAAGACCAACTAGGACTTCTTATCTAGGGTGGATGTCAGTGGGCTTTTGAGATCCTACCCACTCTCTGTAAAAAAGCTTCTGTTGCATAATGCCAAACTTTCAGCATTTTtggatttgtaaaaaaaaaaaaaaaaaaaaaaaaaaaaaaaaaaaaaaaaaaaaaaaaaacatgtaaaagaGCAGTAGAGGCCATTGTTGACATTGTATGACACAGACATGTCATATAATGGGAATGGAATGAGCACTCAGGGGAGTCAAAGGGTTGTTGGACAAAAAGCTCAGAGGAGGGAGCTGCTGGCCAGGGAGGTCCCATAGGTCCCCAAAATAATGTCATTGCCACTGCTGCTAGCTGTATGCCAGAACTGAATAATATGGCCCTATGGGCAAAGACAATGCATGCTCTGATTGTAAGATATGGAGAAATAAGGCTGGGACGGAACTGAATATTCCTCCCTACTGGCTTGCTTTTATAATGTGGGAAGGTATAGTGCAGCCTCCTAGAGGACAGTTGTTACCAACAGTCTTGCTTGGCTGTGCCAAGAGAGGCGGGACTGCGGGACTGCAGTAGCACAGGCTGTTCGGGGTTCAACAAGcagctttctggttggatttaaggcccactccataggAAGGAATTCATGTCTGATACCGCAACCTAGGACAAAAACCTGTGGCTGAGAAGGTCCCAGGACCCAGTAGGGAAGCAACTACTGCTGTTTTTGGTTACATGGATGTGATGTGGCTTTGTTAAA includes the following:
- the LOC114699721 gene encoding 40S ribosomal protein S13-like; amino-acid sequence: MGRMHAPGKGLSQSVLTYRRSVPTWLKLTSDDMKEQIYKLAKKGLTPSQIGVILRDSHGVAQVRFVTGNKILRILKSKGLAPDLPEDLYHLIKKAVAVRKHLERNRQDKDGKFRLILIESRIHRLAHYYKTKRVLPPNWKYESSTASALVA